One Thiocapsa sp. genomic window carries:
- a CDS encoding SulP family inorganic anion transporter, which translates to MMERLHPVLPFLRWFPMTREGLRHDIIAGITVALVLLPQGMAYAQLAGLPVVYGLYASFIPVIIASMWGSSSQLHTGPVAMLSLMSAAAIIPFASPGSASFIELSIMLALMVGVLRLALGLFKLGAIVNLLSSPVVVGFTNAAALIIGLSQLSKIIGVPFPRSDFYLADLWRVVQQIGETHWPTLVFALAAYLLMDALKRVSPRLPGVLIAVLATTVWSALIGFEHKSTVGVEQIQDVPTAETIEAYSQTEMRIKALTALIAERSREVARLEQVGGMEAIKRAAELSASVRLFQYELDQSRSQNNARRIDLHAIRLEGSPIPDGPMLLFAKDQVPEGLAHDGRIWHFVETRDGKVTLSSGGAVVGDIPAGLPQFAVPEVHWDLILALLPAAIVMALIGFMEATSISKAIATTTGERINAGKELVGQGLANIVGSFFGSYTVSGSFSRSAVAAKTGAKTGLFAVISALAVMVVLLFFTSYLYSLPQSVLAVIVMMAVFGLIRVAPLVHAWKVDRGGAIVGIVTFLATLAMAPAIANGILLGIVLTVLLYLIKSMRPRAEIVARKPDGTLGGIKAHNLAPVSETVVPVRFDGSLTFSTVAYFEDIVLEAIADFPKTRVILIIGSGINEIDASGEEKVNEVAKQLRDAGIGLYFSGLKHQVMSVLEKTGIVEELGRDHFFPNKEHALKVLLERYEDASEPQSK; encoded by the coding sequence ATGATGGAACGCCTGCATCCTGTTTTGCCCTTCCTGCGCTGGTTCCCCATGACTCGGGAGGGCCTGCGCCACGACATCATTGCCGGAATCACGGTCGCGTTGGTGTTGCTGCCGCAGGGCATGGCCTACGCCCAGTTGGCGGGCTTGCCTGTCGTGTACGGGCTTTACGCCTCCTTTATCCCTGTCATCATCGCCTCGATGTGGGGCTCGTCGAGCCAACTGCACACCGGCCCGGTAGCCATGCTCTCGCTAATGTCCGCGGCGGCGATCATTCCCTTCGCGTCGCCGGGAAGCGCGAGCTTCATCGAGCTCTCGATCATGCTGGCCTTGATGGTCGGAGTGCTGCGTCTCGCACTCGGTCTGTTCAAGCTCGGGGCCATCGTCAACCTGCTGTCGAGCCCCGTGGTCGTGGGCTTCACCAATGCTGCGGCGCTGATCATCGGACTGTCGCAGCTCAGCAAGATCATCGGCGTGCCTTTTCCGCGCTCGGACTTTTATCTCGCGGATCTTTGGCGCGTCGTACAGCAGATCGGCGAGACGCACTGGCCGACGCTGGTGTTCGCGCTTGCAGCTTATCTGCTGATGGATGCGCTCAAACGGGTCTCTCCCCGCCTCCCCGGCGTCTTGATCGCCGTGCTCGCAACGACCGTCTGGTCGGCACTGATCGGCTTCGAGCACAAGTCGACCGTCGGGGTCGAGCAGATCCAGGACGTGCCGACGGCGGAGACCATCGAGGCTTACAGCCAGACCGAGATGCGCATTAAAGCCCTCACCGCGTTGATCGCGGAGCGCAGCCGCGAGGTCGCCCGACTCGAGCAAGTCGGCGGGATGGAGGCCATCAAGCGCGCCGCGGAGTTGTCGGCGTCGGTCCGTCTCTTCCAGTACGAGCTGGATCAGTCGCGCTCGCAGAACAACGCGCGCCGTATCGACCTGCACGCGATCCGCTTGGAAGGCTCGCCGATCCCGGACGGGCCGATGCTCCTCTTCGCCAAAGACCAAGTCCCCGAGGGACTGGCGCATGACGGTCGGATCTGGCATTTCGTGGAGACCCGCGACGGTAAGGTGACGCTCTCCTCGGGCGGGGCCGTGGTCGGGGACATTCCCGCGGGGCTGCCGCAGTTTGCCGTGCCCGAGGTGCACTGGGATCTAATCCTGGCGCTGCTTCCGGCGGCGATCGTGATGGCCCTGATCGGCTTCATGGAGGCGACCTCGATCTCCAAGGCCATCGCCACCACGACAGGCGAGCGGATCAACGCCGGCAAAGAGCTCGTCGGGCAAGGTCTGGCGAACATCGTCGGTAGCTTCTTCGGCTCCTACACGGTGAGCGGATCCTTCTCGCGGTCCGCCGTTGCGGCCAAGACGGGCGCCAAGACCGGCCTCTTCGCCGTCATCAGCGCGCTGGCGGTGATGGTCGTCCTGCTCTTCTTTACGTCCTACCTCTACAGTCTTCCGCAGTCGGTGCTGGCGGTCATCGTGATGATGGCCGTCTTCGGGCTGATCCGGGTCGCGCCGCTGGTTCACGCCTGGAAGGTCGATCGCGGCGGCGCGATCGTCGGCATCGTGACCTTCCTGGCGACCCTCGCGATGGCCCCGGCAATCGCCAACGGCATCCTCCTCGGCATCGTCCTGACGGTGCTGCTCTATCTGATCAAGAGCATGCGTCCGCGCGCCGAGATCGTCGCGCGCAAACCCGACGGAACGCTTGGCGGCATCAAGGCGCACAATCTCGCGCCGGTCAGCGAGACGGTCGTGCCGGTCCGCTTCGACGGCTCGCTGACCTTCTCGACCGTCGCGTATTTCGAGGACATCGTGCTGGAGGCCATCGCCGATTTCCCGAAGACCAGGGTGATTCTGATCATCGGTAGCGGAATCAACGAGATCGACGCATCAGGCGAGGAAAAGGTCAACGAAGTTGCGAAACAGCTGCGGGACGCCGGCATCGGGCTCTATTTCAGCGGGTTGAAGCATCAGGTGATGTCCGTCCTCGAGAAAACCGGAATCGTCGAGGAGCTCGGACGCGATCACTTCTTCCCGAACAAGGAGCATGCGCTGAAGGTCTTGCTCGAGCGCTATGAGGACGCCTCCGAACCGCAAAGCAAGTGA